One Micromonospora sp. FIMYZ51 genomic window carries:
- a CDS encoding SDR family oxidoreductase, giving the protein MSGVGKTVLVTGGSSGLGAAVVAAVAGAGGRPLVLDRRAPADGVPWIECDLADTRGAEEATRRLVERVGGLDAVVTAAGIDVPGRLADVPGETWDRIVAVDLLATAAVIRAALPFLEASRGSVVTVASTLGLKAVSDATAYCAAKFGVVGFTRALAAELAGRVGVTLLVPGGMRTAFFDERDPQYRPGPDAKLNEPADTAAAVLFALSQPAGCAVRELVVCAEQETSYP; this is encoded by the coding sequence ATGAGCGGTGTCGGAAAAACGGTGCTGGTCACCGGTGGGTCCAGCGGGCTGGGTGCGGCGGTGGTCGCGGCGGTGGCCGGTGCCGGCGGCCGGCCGCTGGTGCTGGACCGGCGGGCTCCCGCCGACGGGGTGCCGTGGATCGAGTGCGACCTGGCCGACACCCGGGGTGCGGAGGAGGCCACCCGGCGGCTCGTCGAGCGGGTGGGTGGGCTGGACGCGGTGGTCACCGCGGCCGGCATCGACGTGCCCGGCCGGCTCGCCGACGTACCGGGCGAGACGTGGGACCGGATCGTCGCGGTGGACCTGCTCGCCACCGCGGCGGTGATCCGGGCCGCCCTGCCGTTCCTGGAGGCGTCCCGGGGCAGCGTCGTCACGGTCGCGTCCACGCTCGGGCTGAAGGCGGTAAGTGACGCGACGGCGTACTGCGCGGCCAAGTTCGGGGTGGTCGGGTTCACCCGGGCACTCGCCGCCGAGTTGGCCGGCCGGGTCGGCGTCACCCTGCTGGTGCCGGGCGGCATGCGTACCGCGTTCTTCGACGAGCGGGATCCGCAGTACCGCCCGGGGCCGGACGCGAAGCTCAACGAGCCGGCGGACACCGCCGCCGCGGTGCTGTTCGCGCTCTCCCAGCCTGCCGGCTGCGCGGTTCGTGAGCTGGTGGTCTGTGCCGAGCAGGAGACGTCGTACCCGTGA
- a CDS encoding TetR/AcrR family transcriptional regulator: protein MGDPDDVRSENDDVLPENMALAWGLRDRPARGPKRSLSLAQVVATGIRVAQAEGLSAVSMSRVASELGVGTMSLYRYVPTKHDLLDLMADTAYGPPPPPRAPGEGWRPALARWGEGNLAALRRQPWIRHVPISGPPIHPNSVRWMEYGLVALRGTGLRAAERISTILLVSGYARSWAVTSADLAEAAARSGQTPEEVGRRYWQHLAMVTAPGPYPAIHELIAEAGADEEENEAEWRFGLDRVLDGVETLIKARAAGRTQP from the coding sequence GTGGGCGATCCCGACGACGTCCGGTCTGAGAACGACGACGTCCTGCCCGAGAACATGGCGCTCGCCTGGGGGCTGCGCGACCGCCCCGCCCGAGGCCCGAAGCGCAGCCTCAGCCTGGCGCAGGTGGTCGCCACCGGGATCCGGGTGGCGCAGGCCGAAGGGCTCTCCGCCGTCTCGATGAGCCGGGTCGCCAGCGAACTGGGCGTGGGCACCATGTCGCTCTACCGGTACGTACCGACCAAGCACGATCTGCTCGATCTCATGGCCGACACCGCGTACGGGCCGCCGCCGCCACCGCGTGCCCCGGGCGAGGGCTGGCGGCCGGCGCTGGCCCGCTGGGGCGAGGGGAACCTCGCCGCGCTCCGTCGCCAGCCGTGGATCCGGCACGTGCCGATCAGCGGTCCGCCGATCCACCCGAACTCGGTGCGCTGGATGGAGTACGGGCTCGTCGCCCTCCGTGGCACCGGGCTACGGGCCGCCGAGCGGATCTCCACCATCCTGCTGGTCAGCGGGTACGCCCGCAGCTGGGCCGTGACCAGCGCCGACCTTGCCGAGGCAGCCGCCCGCAGCGGGCAGACGCCGGAGGAGGTGGGCCGGCGGTACTGGCAGCACCTGGCCATGGTCACCGCCCCCGGCCCGTACCCGGCCATCCACGAGCTGATCGCCGAGGCAGGCGCGGACGAGGAGGAGAACGAGGCCGAGTGGCGGTTCGGGCTCGACCGGGTGCTCGACGGCGTCGAGACCCTGATCAAGGCCCGCGCGGCCGGCCGGACGCAGCCGTGA
- a CDS encoding ATP-binding cassette domain-containing protein gives MPEPPAVELVDLRKSFAGLVVLDGLSMRVPRGGVHALLGANGAGKTTTVRILATLTRPDSGTVRVAGHDVLRERRRVRRTISLAGQHAALDDGQTGQENLTMLARLAGLSRPAARQRATALLERFDLTAAAGRRVLTYSGGMRRRLDLAASLVGTPSVIFLDEPTTGLDPRSRIGLWELIGELAGAGVTVLLTTQYLEEADRLADRIAVLHGGRLAAEGTAADLKRRFGAQRLELTWRDTAGYADAQQRLGDRVSHRDPARRQLAVATDGSAPQVRRLLDEVDPDRHGVVRFTVREATLDDVFFTLTGPEVRTEREVAGV, from the coding sequence ATGCCTGAACCCCCCGCGGTCGAACTGGTCGACCTGCGTAAATCCTTCGCCGGTCTGGTCGTGCTCGACGGGCTCTCGATGCGGGTGCCGAGGGGCGGGGTGCACGCCCTGCTCGGTGCCAACGGCGCCGGCAAGACCACCACCGTGCGGATCCTGGCCACCCTGACCCGACCGGACTCGGGCACGGTCCGGGTCGCCGGCCACGACGTGCTGCGCGAGCGGCGGCGGGTACGGCGGACGATCAGCCTCGCCGGCCAGCACGCCGCCCTCGACGACGGGCAGACCGGTCAGGAGAACCTCACCATGCTGGCCCGGCTCGCCGGGCTGTCCCGGCCGGCGGCCCGCCAACGCGCCACCGCGCTGCTGGAGCGCTTCGACCTGACCGCCGCCGCCGGTCGCCGGGTGCTGACGTACTCCGGTGGCATGCGACGTCGCCTCGACCTGGCGGCCAGCCTGGTCGGCACGCCCTCGGTGATCTTCCTCGACGAGCCCACCACCGGCCTTGACCCGCGCAGCCGGATCGGGCTGTGGGAGCTGATCGGTGAGCTGGCCGGGGCCGGGGTCACGGTGCTGCTCACCACGCAGTACCTGGAGGAGGCCGACCGCCTCGCCGACCGGATCGCGGTGCTGCACGGCGGGCGGCTCGCCGCCGAGGGGACGGCGGCCGACCTCAAGCGCCGGTTCGGTGCCCAGCGGCTGGAGCTGACCTGGCGGGACACGGCCGGCTACGCCGACGCGCAGCAGCGGCTGGGCGACCGGGTCAGCCACCGCGACCCGGCCCGCCGGCAGTTGGCCGTGGCCACCGACGGCAGCGCGCCGCAGGTGCGCCGCCTGCTCGACGAGGTCGACCCGGACCGGCACGGGGTGGTCCGGTTCACCGTCCGGGAGGCGACCCTGGACGACGTCTTCTTCACCCTGACCGGCCCCGAGGTACGCACCGAACGGGAGGTGGCCGGTGTCTGA
- a CDS encoding DNA topoisomerase IB, which yields MRLRRSDPGRPGYARRRRGAGWSFLDPRGVPVRDPDQLARLRALVIPPAWREVWISPYPNGHIQATGIDAAGRKQYLYHPVWRQRQDEAKFDHVLEVARRLPVLRERVGHHLAGRGLRRERVLATVTRLLDTGIFRVGSDQYAAGDDPTFGVATLRPEHARARSGCVLFEFPAKGGIEQVRLVEDPQLCRVLLDLRRRRRAAERLFGYWDGTTWRDVRADEINDYLRTASGGEMTAKDFRTWHATVRAATELAGWTSARSATARRRAVAGVMREVAELLGNTPTVARTSYVDPRVVDLFHDGVVAPVTRDTPREQAEQAVLTLLERS from the coding sequence GTGCGGTTGCGGCGTAGCGATCCGGGCCGGCCGGGGTACGCGCGGCGTCGGCGGGGTGCGGGCTGGTCGTTTCTGGACCCGCGCGGTGTGCCGGTGCGCGACCCGGACCAGCTGGCCCGGTTGCGGGCGCTGGTGATTCCGCCCGCGTGGCGGGAGGTCTGGATCTCGCCGTACCCGAACGGGCACATCCAGGCCACCGGGATCGACGCCGCCGGCCGCAAGCAGTACCTCTACCACCCGGTCTGGCGGCAGCGGCAGGACGAGGCGAAGTTCGACCACGTGCTGGAGGTGGCGCGCCGGCTGCCGGTGCTGCGCGAGCGGGTCGGTCACCACCTGGCCGGGCGGGGGCTGCGCCGGGAGCGGGTGCTGGCGACGGTGACCCGGCTGCTGGACACCGGCATCTTCCGGGTCGGCAGTGACCAGTACGCAGCCGGCGACGACCCGACGTTCGGGGTGGCCACCCTGCGCCCCGAACACGCCCGGGCCCGGAGCGGCTGCGTGCTCTTCGAGTTCCCGGCCAAGGGCGGCATCGAGCAGGTACGGCTGGTCGAGGATCCGCAGCTGTGCCGGGTGCTGCTCGACCTGCGCCGCCGACGCCGGGCGGCCGAGCGGCTCTTCGGTTACTGGGACGGCACCACCTGGCGGGACGTCCGCGCCGACGAGATCAACGATTATCTGCGTACCGCAAGCGGTGGCGAGATGACCGCGAAGGACTTCCGCACCTGGCACGCCACGGTGCGGGCCGCCACCGAACTGGCCGGGTGGACCTCGGCCCGGTCGGCGACCGCGCGGCGGCGGGCGGTGGCGGGGGTGATGCGGGAGGTGGCGGAGCTGCTGGGCAACACCCCGACGGTGGCCCGTACGTCATACGTCGATCCCCGGGTGGTGGACCTGTTCCACGACGGCGTGGTCGCGCCGGTCACCCGGGACACCCCACGCGAGCAGGCCGAACAGGCGGTGCTGACCCTGCTTGAGCGGTCCTGA
- a CDS encoding GNAT family N-acetyltransferase, which produces MLIEDDPAKRRYEILVDDALAGFTAYLPRDGVLVFTHTEVDPGFQHKGVGSALIRGTLDQVRERGQRVVPRCPFMTAFIERHPEYADLVTSLG; this is translated from the coding sequence ATGCTGATCGAGGACGATCCCGCAAAACGCCGCTACGAGATCCTGGTCGACGACGCGCTGGCCGGCTTCACCGCGTACCTGCCGCGAGACGGGGTGCTCGTCTTCACGCACACCGAGGTGGATCCGGGCTTCCAGCACAAGGGCGTCGGCTCGGCGCTGATCCGCGGCACGCTGGATCAGGTGCGCGAGCGGGGGCAGCGGGTGGTGCCGCGCTGCCCGTTCATGACGGCCTTCATCGAACGTCATCCCGAGTACGCGGACCTGGTCACCAGCCTGGGCTGA
- a CDS encoding RecQ family ATP-dependent DNA helicase: protein MKLTTHSMSLRRAARSLFGWTALRPNQLAAMRAVMKRRDALVVLPTGAGKSAIYQIPASLIPGPTVVISPLLALQQDQIAALNERQRPELRAVRISSDESPTQQAEAIAEIRDGRAEFLFITPEQLANPDRLAEVRALKPALVAIDEAHCISAWGHDFRPDYLALGQLIDGIGRPPVVALTATASPPVRDDIVARLRLRQPEIVVSGLDRPNLFLEVAHCPTEDYRWRRLVALLRDDERPGIIYVPTRRAAEELAVRLTEAGFPAQHYHGGMSSGARVRLHEEFLADQVPIMVATSAFGMGIDKPNIAWVVHMALPDSPDSYFQEIGRAGRDGQPARVLLLWQAEDVGLQRYFSGGLPDATELRDLAALLRRAPVTRKKLRELTGLGPRKLGQYLALLEQVGAAEPRARQRVGAPRYSPAPVDAAAAAVAEAERQQSLTRSRTDMMRAFAETNTCRGQTLLAYFGEQMTQICGHCDNCHAGTSVADNGAVGPFPVHSQVRHPEWGSGLVLSYEEGRMTVLFDEVGYKTLSVSVVSEQGLLTLN from the coding sequence ATGAAGCTGACCACGCACTCGATGTCGTTGCGCCGCGCGGCACGCAGCCTGTTCGGCTGGACCGCCCTGCGCCCCAACCAACTGGCCGCCATGCGGGCGGTGATGAAGCGGCGCGACGCCCTGGTGGTGCTTCCCACCGGTGCCGGCAAGTCGGCGATCTACCAGATCCCGGCCAGCCTGATCCCCGGCCCGACCGTGGTGATCTCGCCGCTGCTCGCCCTTCAGCAGGACCAGATCGCCGCGCTCAACGAACGGCAGCGACCGGAGCTGCGGGCGGTCCGGATCTCCTCGGACGAGAGCCCGACCCAGCAGGCCGAGGCGATCGCCGAGATCCGCGACGGCCGGGCCGAGTTCCTCTTCATCACCCCGGAGCAACTGGCCAATCCGGACCGGCTGGCCGAGGTACGCGCCCTCAAACCGGCCCTGGTCGCGATCGACGAGGCGCACTGCATCTCCGCCTGGGGACACGACTTCCGCCCGGACTACCTGGCCCTCGGTCAGCTCATCGACGGCATCGGCCGCCCGCCGGTGGTCGCGCTGACCGCCACCGCCTCCCCGCCGGTACGCGACGACATCGTCGCCCGGCTGCGCCTGCGCCAGCCGGAGATCGTGGTGTCCGGGCTGGACCGGCCCAACCTCTTCCTGGAGGTGGCGCACTGCCCCACCGAGGACTACCGGTGGCGGCGGCTGGTCGCGTTGCTGCGCGACGACGAGCGGCCGGGAATCATCTACGTGCCCACCCGTCGGGCGGCCGAGGAGTTGGCCGTCCGGCTCACCGAGGCCGGCTTCCCCGCCCAGCACTACCACGGTGGGATGTCCAGCGGCGCCCGCGTCCGGCTGCACGAGGAGTTCCTCGCCGACCAGGTGCCGATCATGGTGGCGACCTCGGCCTTCGGCATGGGCATCGACAAGCCGAACATCGCCTGGGTGGTGCACATGGCGCTGCCCGACTCGCCGGACAGCTACTTCCAGGAGATCGGCCGCGCCGGACGCGACGGCCAGCCGGCCCGCGTACTGCTGCTCTGGCAGGCCGAGGATGTCGGCCTGCAACGCTACTTCAGCGGCGGGCTGCCGGACGCCACCGAGCTGCGGGACCTGGCCGCGCTGCTGCGCCGCGCCCCGGTCACCCGCAAGAAGCTGCGCGAGCTGACCGGACTCGGGCCGCGCAAGCTCGGCCAGTACCTCGCCCTGCTGGAACAGGTCGGCGCCGCCGAGCCCCGCGCCCGACAGCGGGTCGGCGCACCGCGCTACTCGCCCGCTCCGGTCGACGCCGCCGCAGCCGCCGTGGCCGAGGCCGAGCGCCAGCAGAGCCTGACCCGGTCGCGCACCGACATGATGCGCGCCTTCGCCGAGACCAACACCTGCCGGGGACAGACGCTGCTTGCCTACTTCGGCGAGCAGATGACCCAGATCTGCGGGCACTGCGACAACTGCCACGCCGGCACCAGCGTCGCCGACAACGGCGCGGTCGGACCGTTCCCGGTGCACAGCCAGGTCCGCCATCCGGAGTGGGGTTCGGGTCTGGTGCTCAGCTACGAGGAGGGCCGGATGACGGTCCTCTTCGACGAGGTCGGGTACAAGACCCTGTCGGTAAGCGTGGTGTCCGAACAAGGACTACTGACGCTGAACTAA
- a CDS encoding TIGR03557 family F420-dependent LLM class oxidoreductase — protein MRIGYFLSTEEYAPAELLAQARAAERAGFEALWISDHYHPWIDAQGQSPFVWSMIGALSQAVTLPVTTAVTCPTTRIHPAVLAQAAATSAVLHGGRFVLGVGSGEALNEHILGDPWPQAGVRLEMLEEAVEVMRKLWDGGFVNHYGRHYRVEHARIYTRPETPPPVYVSAFGPKAVRLAARIGDGFINTMPDADLVRRFREEGGGDKPCQAGFKAAYAPTEEEGVRLAYERWPTEAIPGELLQVLPSPRHFEQAAQLVDPAAMRETFVCGNDADAHLAKIDTYAKAGFDEVYVANTGPNWQGLLDLYQREVLPRLR, from the coding sequence ATGAGGATCGGCTATTTCCTGTCCACAGAGGAGTACGCGCCCGCCGAGTTGCTGGCGCAGGCACGCGCCGCCGAGCGGGCCGGGTTCGAGGCGCTGTGGATCTCGGATCACTACCATCCGTGGATCGACGCGCAAGGGCAGAGCCCCTTCGTCTGGTCGATGATCGGCGCGTTGAGCCAGGCCGTCACGCTGCCCGTCACCACTGCGGTGACCTGCCCGACCACCCGGATCCACCCGGCGGTGCTGGCCCAGGCGGCGGCCACCAGCGCGGTGCTGCACGGCGGCCGGTTCGTCCTCGGGGTGGGTTCCGGCGAGGCGCTCAACGAGCACATTCTGGGTGACCCGTGGCCGCAGGCCGGCGTCCGGTTGGAGATGCTGGAGGAGGCGGTCGAGGTGATGCGGAAACTGTGGGACGGCGGTTTCGTCAACCACTACGGCCGCCACTACCGGGTGGAGCACGCGCGGATCTACACCCGGCCGGAGACGCCCCCGCCGGTCTACGTCTCGGCGTTCGGCCCCAAGGCGGTACGGCTCGCCGCCCGCATCGGCGACGGCTTCATCAACACCATGCCCGACGCCGACCTGGTCCGCCGGTTCCGGGAGGAGGGCGGGGGCGACAAGCCGTGCCAGGCCGGCTTCAAAGCCGCCTACGCGCCGACCGAGGAGGAGGGCGTACGGCTGGCGTACGAGCGTTGGCCGACCGAGGCGATCCCGGGTGAGCTGTTGCAGGTGTTGCCCTCGCCACGCCACTTCGAGCAGGCCGCCCAACTTGTCGACCCGGCGGCGATGCGCGAAACGTTCGTCTGCGGCAACGACGCCGACGCGCACCTGGCGAAGATCGACACGTACGCGAAAGCCGGCTTCGACGAGGTCTACGTGGCCAACACCGGGCCGAACTGGCAGGGGCTGCTCGACCTGTACCAGCGCGAGGTGCTGCCCCGGCTGCGTTGA
- a CDS encoding DUF1206 domain-containing protein, whose protein sequence is MSLTRNAEATAARTADSRWLELLARAGFIGYGIVHLLFGWLALQIAFGNSADDGDQSGALRTLAAQPMGKFLVIAIAVGMVAMAIWQALEAAVGHRTERGNDRLKERIISAARTVIYLWLAWTAWKVFSNANSDSASQQEELTARMMESTGGRWLVGLAGLALIGLGIGMSIYGFQKKFMKRLKTGEMNARTSQLARRLGMAGYISRGSAFAVTGLLVVLAAVNYDPERARGLDAALRTLRDQPFGTILLVLIGLGIAAFGVYCFLQSRYRKV, encoded by the coding sequence ATGTCTCTCACCCGGAACGCCGAAGCCACCGCTGCCCGTACGGCCGACAGCCGGTGGCTGGAACTCCTCGCCCGGGCCGGCTTCATCGGCTACGGGATCGTGCACCTGCTGTTCGGCTGGCTGGCGCTACAGATCGCCTTCGGCAACTCCGCCGACGACGGCGACCAGTCCGGCGCGCTGCGTACCCTCGCCGCGCAACCCATGGGCAAGTTCCTGGTCATCGCCATCGCGGTCGGTATGGTCGCGATGGCCATCTGGCAGGCCCTCGAAGCGGCCGTCGGGCACCGCACCGAACGAGGCAACGACCGCCTCAAGGAGCGGATCATCTCGGCCGCCCGGACGGTCATCTACCTCTGGCTGGCCTGGACCGCCTGGAAGGTCTTCTCCAACGCCAACTCCGACAGCGCCTCCCAGCAGGAGGAGCTGACCGCTCGGATGATGGAGTCCACCGGCGGTCGGTGGCTGGTCGGGCTCGCCGGCCTGGCGCTGATCGGGCTCGGCATCGGCATGAGCATCTACGGTTTCCAGAAGAAGTTCATGAAGCGCCTGAAGACCGGCGAGATGAACGCCCGGACCAGCCAGCTCGCGCGTCGGCTCGGCATGGCCGGCTACATCTCCCGGGGCAGCGCGTTCGCCGTGACCGGCCTGCTGGTCGTGCTGGCCGCGGTCAACTACGACCCGGAGCGGGCCCGGGGCCTGGACGCCGCGCTGCGGACGCTGCGTGACCAGCCGTTCGGTACCATCCTGCTGGTGCTCATCGGCCTGGGCATCGCCGCCTTCGGTGTCTACTGCTTCCTCCAGTCCCGCTACCGCAAGGTCTGA
- a CDS encoding glycoside hydrolase family 3 N-terminal domain-containing protein, with product MGESNLAGLAAAVLQPGFVGTAPPPWICRWLGAGLGSVVLFSRNVVDPAQVAALTAALRAERPDVIVAIDEEAGDVTRIESGRGSSRPGNLALGAVDDPVLTEEVARDLGGELAAAGITLNYAPDVDVNSNPDNPVIGVRSFGADPALVARHTTAWVRGLQAAGVAACAKHFPGHGDTRVDSHHDLPRITADRQRLHAVELGPFRAAVAAGVQAVMTGHLLVPALDPGLPATLSERILGGLLREEMGFNGVVVTDAVEMRAVAGRYGLAGAAVRALAAGADAICVGGEHADEQTARHLRDAIVAAVIAGQLPEERLAEAAKRVGQLAAWTVAARAERAGPDVLKAGPDVLKAGPDVLKAGPGAAQGGPGAAQADGSAVGLLAARRAVRITTGAAATPLPLAAAPHVVEFEPPPNIAIGTATPWGVAAPLAELVPGTTSARWSEATVPTDPTAGAAGRPLVLVVRDLHRHGWMRAAVDRALTGRPDAVVVELGVPALVVGSVHVATHGATRAAGRAVAELLGGGALSPGW from the coding sequence ATGGGCGAGAGCAATCTGGCGGGGCTGGCCGCCGCGGTCCTGCAACCGGGCTTCGTCGGCACCGCCCCGCCGCCCTGGATCTGTCGCTGGCTCGGCGCGGGCCTCGGCTCGGTCGTGTTGTTCAGCCGCAACGTCGTCGACCCGGCACAGGTGGCCGCGCTCACCGCCGCGCTGCGCGCCGAGCGGCCCGACGTGATCGTCGCGATCGACGAGGAGGCCGGGGACGTCACCCGCATCGAGTCGGGCCGGGGCAGTTCCCGGCCGGGCAACCTGGCCCTCGGCGCGGTGGACGATCCGGTGCTGACCGAGGAGGTCGCCCGTGATCTCGGCGGTGAACTCGCCGCCGCCGGCATCACGCTGAACTACGCGCCCGACGTCGACGTCAACTCGAACCCGGACAACCCGGTGATCGGCGTCCGCTCGTTCGGCGCCGACCCCGCGCTGGTCGCCCGGCACACCACCGCATGGGTACGCGGCCTTCAGGCGGCCGGCGTCGCGGCCTGCGCGAAACACTTCCCCGGCCACGGCGACACCCGGGTCGACTCGCACCACGACCTGCCTCGGATCACTGCGGACCGGCAGCGGCTGCACGCCGTCGAACTGGGCCCGTTCCGGGCCGCCGTGGCGGCCGGCGTACAGGCGGTGATGACCGGGCACCTGCTGGTGCCGGCGCTGGATCCCGGGCTGCCGGCCACGCTCAGCGAACGGATCCTGGGCGGCCTGCTCCGCGAGGAGATGGGCTTCAACGGCGTGGTGGTGACCGACGCGGTGGAGATGCGCGCGGTCGCGGGCCGGTACGGCCTGGCCGGCGCGGCGGTGCGGGCCCTGGCCGCCGGGGCGGACGCGATCTGCGTCGGCGGTGAGCACGCCGACGAGCAGACGGCGCGGCACCTGCGCGACGCGATCGTGGCGGCGGTGATCGCCGGGCAGTTGCCTGAGGAACGGCTGGCCGAGGCGGCGAAGCGGGTCGGCCAACTGGCGGCGTGGACGGTGGCCGCCCGCGCGGAGCGGGCCGGTCCCGATGTGCTCAAGGCCGGTCCCGATGTGCTCAAGGCCGGTCCCGATGTGCTCAAGGCCGGTCCGGGTGCTGCCCAGGGCGGTCCGGGTGCTGCCCAGGCCGACGGCTCGGCGGTCGGGTTGCTGGCCGCCCGACGCGCCGTCCGGATCACCACCGGCGCGGCGGCCACCCCGCTGCCGCTGGCCGCCGCGCCGCACGTGGTGGAGTTCGAGCCGCCGCCAAACATCGCGATCGGGACCGCGACCCCCTGGGGGGTGGCGGCTCCGCTTGCCGAACTGGTGCCGGGCACCACCAGCGCCCGTTGGAGCGAGGCCACGGTCCCCACCGACCCGACCGCCGGTGCCGCCGGCCGCCCGCTGGTCCTGGTCGTCCGCGACCTGCACCGGCACGGCTGGATGCGCGCCGCCGTCGACCGGGCGCTTACCGGCCGGCCCGATGCGGTGGTGGTGGAGCTGGGGGTGCCGGCGCTTGTCGTCGGCAGCGTGCACGTGGCCACCCACGGCGCCACCCGGGCGGCCGGCCGGGCCGTGGCCGAGTTGCTCGGCGGCGGCGCACTCAGCCCAGGCTGGTGA
- a CDS encoding ABC transporter permease yields the protein MSELSLRPGHAAVLIGRCVRLSRRNVDALLTSLLLPVLMMLLFVYLFGGAIQTGSAYVTYVVPGVLLLCAGYGAAGTAISVTTDLTTGMVERLRTMDVGATSILGGHVMASVVRNSVSTVLVLGVAVAIGFRPAVAPLRWLAAAGVLLLFLLAVSWLSAAFGLLARTPEAASGYTFLVMFLPYPSSAFVPVETMPSWLRGFAQHQPVTPVIESLRGLLLDTPVGSAPARAAAWCLGFLALAVLLATLLFHRRTT from the coding sequence GTGTCTGAGCTGAGTCTGCGACCGGGGCACGCCGCCGTGCTGATCGGCCGCTGCGTACGGCTGTCCCGGCGCAACGTCGACGCGCTGCTCACCTCGCTGCTGTTGCCGGTGCTGATGATGCTGCTCTTCGTCTACCTCTTCGGCGGGGCGATCCAGACCGGTTCGGCGTACGTGACCTATGTGGTCCCCGGCGTACTGCTGCTCTGCGCCGGCTACGGTGCCGCGGGCACCGCGATCAGCGTGACCACGGACCTGACCACCGGCATGGTCGAACGGCTGCGCACGATGGACGTGGGGGCCACGTCGATCCTCGGCGGGCACGTGATGGCGAGCGTGGTGCGCAACAGCGTCTCCACCGTGCTGGTGTTGGGGGTGGCGGTCGCCATCGGCTTCCGCCCGGCCGTCGCACCGCTGCGCTGGCTGGCCGCCGCCGGGGTGCTGCTGCTGTTCCTGCTGGCGGTCTCCTGGCTCTCGGCGGCGTTCGGGTTGCTCGCCCGTACCCCCGAGGCGGCCAGCGGCTACACCTTCCTGGTGATGTTCCTGCCCTACCCCAGCAGCGCCTTCGTGCCGGTGGAGACGATGCCGAGCTGGCTGCGCGGTTTCGCCCAGCACCAGCCCGTCACGCCGGTCATCGAGTCGCTGCGCGGGCTGTTGCTGGACACCCCGGTCGGCTCCGCGCCGGCCCGGGCGGCGGCCTGGTGCCTCGGCTTCCTGGCCCTGGCCGTCCTGCTCGCCACCCTCCTCTTCCACCGCCGCACCACCTAA
- a CDS encoding mechanosensitive ion channel domain-containing protein — translation MHSYLVTIVAAFAAAAIALAVVEVVHRLIRRWGRRSLLLTELAEHAHRSFQVAATVLAVQFAIRFSTGYAVGTGWRQALLHMLVLAVIAATAWLVASLLVVVEDTALARFRVDVPDNRHARRVRTQVVMLRRVTIVVIVVLTVGVMLMTFPAVRGIGAGVLTSAGVVGIVAALAAQSLLGNVFAGLQLAFSDAVRLDDVVVVEGEWGRIEELTLSYVVVQIWDDRRLILPTSYFTSTPFQNWTRTEAKVLGTAEFEVDWSVPVQAMREELRRLVESTELWDGRVCVLQVTDATGGMIKVRALVSAGSAGALWDLRCLVREHLVAWVRDQRPTAMPRLRTEVGDGAGNLPWQWVKPRASAVRRPAEGEVPDDARLFGGSDDGEARSEAFVGPDETAEARR, via the coding sequence GTGCACAGCTACCTCGTGACGATCGTCGCCGCGTTCGCCGCGGCGGCGATCGCCCTTGCCGTGGTCGAGGTGGTCCACCGCCTCATCAGGCGATGGGGTCGTCGGTCGCTGCTGTTGACCGAGCTGGCGGAGCACGCGCACCGCTCCTTCCAGGTCGCCGCCACCGTGCTCGCCGTACAGTTCGCCATCCGGTTCAGCACCGGGTACGCGGTCGGCACCGGCTGGCGACAGGCCCTGCTGCACATGTTGGTGCTCGCGGTCATCGCGGCCACCGCCTGGCTGGTCGCCTCGCTGCTGGTGGTGGTGGAGGACACCGCGCTGGCCCGGTTCCGGGTGGACGTGCCGGACAACCGGCACGCCCGCCGGGTCCGCACCCAGGTCGTGATGCTGCGCCGGGTGACCATCGTGGTGATCGTCGTGCTCACCGTCGGCGTGATGCTGATGACCTTCCCCGCGGTGCGCGGCATCGGTGCCGGCGTACTGACCAGTGCCGGTGTGGTCGGTATCGTCGCCGCGCTGGCCGCGCAGAGCCTGCTGGGCAACGTCTTCGCCGGCCTGCAACTCGCCTTCAGCGACGCGGTCCGCCTCGACGACGTGGTCGTGGTCGAGGGGGAGTGGGGCCGGATCGAGGAGTTGACGCTCAGCTACGTGGTGGTGCAGATCTGGGACGACCGGCGGCTGATCCTGCCCACCTCCTACTTCACCAGCACCCCGTTCCAGAACTGGACGCGCACCGAGGCGAAGGTGCTCGGCACGGCCGAGTTCGAGGTCGACTGGTCGGTCCCGGTGCAGGCCATGCGGGAGGAGTTGCGTCGGCTGGTGGAGAGCACCGAGCTGTGGGACGGCCGGGTCTGCGTACTCCAGGTCACCGACGCGACCGGCGGCATGATCAAGGTTCGGGCGCTGGTCAGCGCCGGCAGCGCCGGGGCTCTGTGGGACCTGCGCTGCCTGGTCCGCGAGCATCTGGTGGCCTGGGTACGCGACCAGCGGCCCACCGCGATGCCCCGGCTGCGGACCGAGGTCGGCGACGGTGCCGGCAACCTGCCCTGGCAGTGGGTGAAGCCCCGGGCCTCGGCCGTCCGCCGCCCCGCCGAGGGCGAGGTCCCGGACGACGCGCGTCTCTTCGGCGGCAGTGACGACGGCGAGGCCCGCAGCGAAGCCTTCGTCGGCCCCGACGAGACCGCCGAGGCCCGCCGCTGA